The following proteins are co-located in the Ketogulonicigenium robustum genome:
- the aroB gene encoding 3-dehydroquinate synthase produces MSVVHVELPGRAYDIHIGGGLMQRVPHLLRPLLRRSRVVIITDSTVAEIHLPVLEAALQTAGIESESLSLPAGEATKSWQGLTAAVEWILDQKVERGDLVLALGGGVMGDLVGFATAIARRGIRFVQVPTTLLAQVDSSVGGKTGINTRHGKNLVGAFHQPALVVADTDALRTLPDRDFLAGYGEVVKYGLLGDVTFFEWLEANGPRLRSDDAALAHAVARACQMKADIVMRDETEQGDRALLNLGHTFGHALESATGYSDRLLHGEGVAIGCALAFTLSTRLGLCSGQDAGRVRAHLQRMGTKGSLADIAGDLPDADGLLALMAQDKKVQDGKLRFVLVRGIGQAFITADVPRDAVRAVLQDALDERG; encoded by the coding sequence ATGTCAGTCGTGCACGTCGAACTGCCCGGTCGGGCATATGACATTCACATCGGCGGGGGTTTGATGCAGCGGGTTCCTCACCTGCTGCGGCCCCTGTTGCGGCGGTCGCGGGTGGTAATCATCACCGACAGCACCGTCGCCGAGATCCATTTGCCCGTGCTGGAAGCCGCCCTGCAAACCGCCGGGATCGAGAGTGAGAGCCTGAGCTTGCCCGCTGGCGAGGCCACGAAATCGTGGCAGGGGCTGACGGCGGCGGTTGAGTGGATCCTCGACCAAAAGGTCGAGCGGGGCGATCTGGTGTTGGCGCTGGGGGGCGGGGTGATGGGCGATCTGGTCGGCTTTGCCACCGCCATCGCGCGGCGCGGTATCCGATTCGTGCAGGTGCCCACGACCTTGCTGGCGCAGGTGGACAGCAGTGTCGGCGGCAAAACCGGCATCAACACGCGCCACGGCAAGAACCTAGTCGGGGCTTTTCACCAACCTGCGCTGGTTGTTGCCGATACCGACGCCCTGCGCACATTGCCCGACCGTGACTTTTTGGCGGGCTATGGCGAGGTCGTGAAATACGGCCTGCTGGGCGATGTGACGTTCTTTGAGTGGCTGGAGGCCAACGGCCCGCGCCTGCGCAGTGATGACGCCGCGCTGGCCCATGCCGTCGCGCGCGCCTGCCAGATGAAGGCCGACATCGTCATGCGCGACGAGACCGAGCAGGGTGATCGCGCGCTGCTGAACTTGGGGCATACTTTCGGCCATGCCCTCGAATCGGCGACGGGGTATTCCGACAGGCTGCTGCATGGCGAGGGGGTGGCGATCGGCTGCGCGCTGGCCTTTACGCTGTCGACCCGCTTGGGCCTATGTTCGGGGCAAGATGCAGGCCGCGTGCGCGCGCATTTGCAGCGGATGGGCACCAAGGGCAGCTTGGCCGATATCGCGGGCGATCTGCCCGATGCCGACGGGCTATTGGCGCTGATGGCGCAAGATAAAAAGGTGCAGGACGGCAAGCTGCGGTTTGTTCTAGTGCGCGGGATCGGGCAGGCGTTCATTACCGCCGATGTGCCCCGCGACGCAGTGCGCGCCGTTTTGCAAGACGCGCTGGATGAAAGGGGCTGA
- a CDS encoding VOC family protein, with translation MKVVAISGFSVISQDGAASQSLYIDTLGLPMTRDGDYAFVDGFPGAHHFGVWPLKNAAEACFGTPEWPDDIAIPTASVEFELESPEAVAEAVTEMEARGQIFIHPARTEPWGQTVARFISPEGVLTGLSYAPWLHQN, from the coding sequence ATGAAAGTCGTAGCTATATCAGGGTTTTCGGTGATTTCGCAGGACGGGGCGGCCAGCCAGTCGCTGTATATCGATACGCTGGGTTTGCCGATGACGCGGGACGGTGACTATGCCTTCGTTGATGGCTTCCCCGGCGCGCACCATTTCGGCGTCTGGCCGCTGAAAAACGCGGCCGAAGCTTGCTTTGGCACGCCCGAATGGCCCGATGACATCGCCATTCCCACCGCCTCGGTCGAGTTTGAGTTGGAAAGCCCGGAAGCTGTGGCCGAGGCCGTGACCGAAATGGAAGCGCGCGGGCAGATTTTCATCCACCCCGCCCGCACCGAGCCGTGGGGTCAAACGGTCGCGCGCTTCATCAGCCCCGAGGGGGTTCTGACCGGCCTCAGCTATGCGCCGTGGCTGCACCAGAACTGA
- the ssb gene encoding single-stranded DNA-binding protein: MAGSVNKVILIGNLGRDPEVRNFPNGGKVVNLRIATSETWRDKSSGERKERTEWHSVAIFSEPLGNIAEKYLRKGSKVYLEGQLETRKWQDQSGADRYSTEVVLRPFTGQMTLLDGRDSGGQGGGGDYQGGNQGGYDGGYDSGYSSQPSGGGGRSGGAQNRVSDLGDDEIPF; this comes from the coding sequence ATGGCTGGATCGGTGAACAAGGTCATTTTGATTGGCAACTTGGGCCGCGACCCCGAGGTCCGCAATTTCCCCAATGGCGGCAAGGTCGTGAACCTGCGCATCGCCACCAGCGAGACATGGCGCGACAAATCCAGCGGCGAGCGCAAGGAACGCACCGAATGGCATTCGGTCGCGATTTTCTCGGAACCGCTGGGCAATATTGCCGAAAAATACCTGCGTAAGGGTAGCAAGGTCTATCTGGAAGGCCAGCTGGAGACCCGCAAGTGGCAAGACCAGTCGGGCGCTGACCGTTACAGCACCGAAGTCGTCCTGCGCCCGTTCACCGGCCAAATGACCCTGCTGGACGGTCGTGACAGCGGCGGCCAAGGCGGCGGCGGTGATTACCAAGGCGGCAACCAAGGCGGGTATGACGGCGGCTACGATAGCGGTTATTCCAGCCAGCCCTCGGGCGGTGGTGGCCGGTCGGGCGGTGCGCAAAACCGCGTCAGCGACCTCGGTGACGACGAGATCCCATTCTAA
- a CDS encoding lytic transglycosylase domain-containing protein, which yields MRAFVVALVLACAGGVLPAAAQTLSTSNRVGLLRSQTDLLDGRAAEQYRFSDRLAPTRVQPPIPLYTGSYSGPYLTLARAAARRHNIPEDLFLRLVQRESGWNPTAVSVKGALGLAQLMPDTARLLGVDPMDPQQNLDGGARYLRRQFEAFGNWRLALAAYNAGPGAVQSYGDIPPFAETQTYVQVILGL from the coding sequence ATGCGCGCTTTTGTGGTTGCACTGGTGTTGGCTTGCGCGGGCGGCGTTCTGCCTGCGGCGGCGCAGACGCTCTCGACATCAAACAGGGTGGGGTTGCTGCGCAGCCAGACCGATCTGCTGGACGGGCGCGCGGCCGAACAGTATCGCTTCTCCGACCGCCTGGCGCCCACGCGTGTGCAGCCGCCGATACCCCTTTATACCGGCAGCTACAGCGGGCCGTATCTGACGCTGGCCCGCGCGGCTGCGCGGCGCCACAACATTCCCGAAGATCTGTTCTTGCGGCTGGTTCAGCGCGAAAGCGGTTGGAACCCGACGGCGGTTTCGGTCAAGGGGGCGCTGGGCTTGGCGCAGCTGATGCCTGATACCGCGCGTTTGCTGGGTGTCGACCCGATGGACCCGCAGCAAAATCTGGATGGCGGCGCCCGCTATCTGCGCCGCCAGTTCGAGGCCTTCGGGAATTGGCGTCTGGCGCTGGCGGCCTATAACGCCGGCCCCGGCGCGGTGCAAAGCTATGGCGACATCCCGCCATTCGCCGAAACGCAAACTTACGTGCAGGTGATTTTGGGCCTTTAG